In a genomic window of Vulpes vulpes isolate BD-2025 chromosome 6, VulVul3, whole genome shotgun sequence:
- the RPS6KL1 gene encoding ribosomal protein S6 kinase-like 1, with product MSLVACECPPGPGLEPEPCSRARSQARVYLEQIRNLVAPGASDMTKRDYLVDAATQIRLALERDVSEDYEAAFNHYQNGVDVLLRGVHVDPNKERCEAVKLKITKYLRRAEEIFTCHLQRTLGDGASPGTGFSSLRLRPIRTLSSALEQLRGCRVVGVIEKVQLVQDPATGGTFVVKSLSRCHVANRERLTIIPHGVPYMTKLLRYFVSEDSIFLQLEHVQGGTLWSHLLSQKHPQQPGLRSGSSPERTKSSLNSPLGLQTPVLLPLGPTHLQDRILLEPPRTSRSLSPAREAPSIAPWRDTKGDPSARTHTSCPSDLLKAPGGRLHLQTGRGPGQSSDMRPSWGLPWVHQGAVRVLGACGRGRSQSRPLADRASPGCGRGAWCVKEEQVKQWAAETLVALEALHEQGVLCRDLNPRNLLLDQAGHIRLTYFGQWSEVEPHCCREALDNLYSAPEVGGISELTEACDWWSFGSLLYEMLTGTALSQSHPSGIQPHTQLQLPEWLSHPAASLLTELLQFDPARRLGVNKLKAHPFFSTTQWSKLVG from the exons ATGAGCCTGGTGGCCTGCGAGTGCCCTCCTGGCCCTGGCCTGGAGCCTGAGCCTTGCTCCCGAGCCCGGTCCCAGGCCCGTGTGTACCTGGAGCAGATTCGCAATCTGGTGGCTCCCGGGGCCTCTGACATGACCAAGCGTGACTACCTGGTGGATGCAGCCACACAGATCCGGCTGGCCCTGGAGCGTGATGTCAGTGAGGACTACGAGGCAGCCTTCAACCACTACCAGAATGGCGTGGACGTCCTGCTGCGAGGCGTGCACG TTGACCCCAACAAGGAGCGATGTGAGGCCGTGAAGCTGAAAATCACCAAGTACCTGCGGCGGGCGGAGGAGATCTTCACTTGCCACCTGCAGAGGACCCTGGGCGATGGAGCCAGCCCTGGCACG GGTTTCAGCAGCCTGCGGCTCCGGCCCATTCGCACACTGAGCTCTGCTCTGGAGCAGCTGAGGGGCTGCAGGGTGGTTGGGGTCATCGAGAAG GTGCAGCTGGTCCAGGACCCAGCAACTGGAGGGACCTTCGTGGTGAAG agccTGTCCAGGTGTCATGTGGCAAACCGGGAGCGGCTGACCATCATCCCGCATGGCGTCCCCTACATGACCAAGCTGCTTCGGTACTTCGTGAGTGAGGATTCTATCTTCCTGCAGCTGGAGCACGTGCAAG GAGGCACTCTCTGGTCCCACCTGCTCTCCCAGAAACACCCCCAACAGCCTGGGCTCAGGTCTGGCTCCAGCCCAGAAAGGACGAAGTCTTCACTCAACTCACCCCTCGGCCTCCAGACCCCAGTGCTGCTCCCCCTGGGCCCCACCCACCTGCAGGACAGGATCCTTCTGGAGCCTCCACGGACTTCTCGGAGTCTTTCCCCAGCCAGGGAGGCCCCATCCATCGCTCCATGGAGAGACACCAAAGGTGACCCCTCGGCCAGGACCCATACCTCCTGCCCCTCGGACCTTCTGAAGGCCCCAGGTGGCCGCCTGCACCTCCAAACTGGGCGAGGACCTGGCCAGAGCTCGGACATGAGGCCCTCTTGGGGGCTCCCTTGGGTTCATCAGGGGGCTGTCCGGGTGCTGGGGGCCTGTGGCCGAGGCCGAAGCCAGAGCCGCCCCTTAGCAGATCGTGCCAGCCCAGGGTGCggcaggggtgcctggtgtgTGAAGGAAGAGCAGGTGAAGCAGTGGGCGGCCGAGACACTGGTGGCCCTGGAAGCGCTGCACGAACAGGGGGTGCTGTGCCGAGACCTCAATCCCCGGAACCTGCTTTTGGACCAGGCAG GTCACATCCGGCTCACGTATTTTGGCCAGTGGTCAGAGGTGGAGCCTCACTGCTGCAGAGAAGCTTTGGACAATCTCTACAGCGCTCCAG AGGTGGGGGGGATCTCTGAGCTGACGGAGGCCTGTGACTGGTGGAGCTTTGGGTCTCTGCTGTATGAAATGCTGACTGGAACT GCACTGTCGCAGAGCCACCCCTCGGGAATCCAGCCCCATACCCAGCTCCAgctgcccgagtggctcagtcaccCAGCGGCCTCTCTGCTGACTGAG CTGCTGCAGTTTGATCCTGCCCGGCGCCTGGGTGTCAACAAGCTCAAGGCCCACCCCTTTTTCAGCACTACCCAGTGGAGCAAACTGGTGGGGTAA